One Alnus glutinosa chromosome 3, dhAlnGlut1.1, whole genome shotgun sequence genomic region harbors:
- the LOC133862872 gene encoding pectin acetylesterase 12-like, with translation MVKLLCVGIVIGLVFSNWVDGFEELRLNGTAMPLFEAEAYGVSKAAIAPNALMVGLTLIHGAGAKGAVCLDGTLPGYHWHRGYGSGAKSWLVQLEGGGWCNNIRTCVYRKKTRRGSSTYMEKEIAFTGILSNKAEENPDFFNWNRVKLRYCDGASFTGDGEDKAAQLQFRGQRIWLAAMEDLLSKGMRFANQALLSGCSAGGLASILHCDEFRGLLPRTTKVKCLSDAGMFLDTVDISGARTLRNMFSGVVGLQAVRNNLPHICTDRLDPTSCFFPQNLIGDIKTPLFILNTAYDSWQVQSSLAPPSADPSGYWHNCRLNHEKCTPAQIRFLQGFRNEMLKEMRHFSMSRQNGMFINSCFAHCQTERQDTWFADDSPVIGKKAIALAVGDWYFDRASVKAVDCPYPCDKSCHNLIFK, from the exons ATGGTGAAGCTTCTGTGTGTGGGGATTGTAATCGGACTTGTTTTTAGCAACTGGGTTGATGGGTTTGAGGAGCTTCGTCTCAATGGAACAGCAATGCCTTTGTTCGAGGCGGAGGCTTATGGAGTCTCCAAAGCTGCAATAGCTCCTAACGCTTTGATGGTAGGACTAACCCTCATTCATGGCGCTGGTGCAAAAGGAGCAG TCTGCTTGGATGGAACGTTACCCGGATATCATTGGCATCGTGGATATGGGTCAGGAGCAAAGAGTTGGCTCGTTCAATTGGAG GGAGGCGGATGGTGTAACAACATTAGAACTTGTGTTTACCGCAAAAAAACTCGACGTGGATCCTCAACATACATGGAAAAGGAGATAGCATTTACGGGAATACTGAGCAATAAAGCTGAAGAAAATCCTG ATTTTTTCAACTGGAATAGAGTAAAACTTCGCTACTGTGATGGTGCCTCTTTTACTGGTGATGGTGAAGATAAG GCTGCACAGCTGCAATTTAGGGGACAGCGTATATGGTTGGCTGCAATGGAAGATTTACTGTCAAAGGGAATGCGCTTTGCTAACCAG GCTCTTCTTTCTGGGTGCTCTGCTGGGGGTTTGGCATCTATTTTACACTGTGATGAGTTCCGAGGTTTATTACCAAGAACTACTAAAGTGAAGTGCCTAAGTGATGCCGGAATGTTCCTTGATAC GGTCGATATATCAGGTGCGCGCACACTTAGGAACATGTTCAGTGGTGTAGTAGGCTTGCAG GCAGTGCGGAATAATCTACCACATATCTGTACTGACCGCCTAGATCCAACTTCG tgCTTCTTCCCTCAAAACTTAATCGGCGACATTAAAACACCACTTTTTATTCTCAATACAGCCTATGATTCGTGGCAG GTACAATCCAGTTTAGCTCCACCATCTGCGGATCCCTCAGGCTATTGGCATAATTGTAGATTAAATCATGAAAAATGTACTCCAGCACAGATCCGATTTCTGCAAG GGTTCAGGAATGAAATGCTGAAGGAAATGAGACACTTCTCAATGTCTAGACAAAATGGGATGTTTATAAATTCTTGTTTTGCTCATTGCCAAACAGAGAGGCAGGATACATGGTTTGCTGATGATTCTCCAGTTATTGGAAAGAAG GCGATTGCACTTGCTGTGGGAGACTGGTATTTTGACCGAGCAAGCGTTAAAGCCGTCGACTGTCCTTACCCTTGTGACAAGAGTTGCCACAATCTGATTTTTAAATGA
- the LOC133862871 gene encoding transcription factor MYB61: MGRHSCCYKQKLRKGLWSPEEDEKLLNYITKHGHGCWSSVPKLAGLQRCGKSCRLRWINYLRPDLKRGAFSQQEENLIIELHAVLGNRWSQIAAQLPGRTDNEIKNLWNSCLKKKLRQRGIDPNTHKRLSEVEIDKEKLPATNKINEKTSDQLNLIEASNSKPPPMPADRYPVDVSSTSKVNNSIGSNNTSLKTTQEFFLDRFGATSHESSSTSCRPSDLAGYFPFQHLNYGPDIGLSVNTSLCFNQNSRCSEMISDYNSSMASTMLHSISSSIYPSATRVKPSVSLPSNNRSLGSGGVNGVQNWETSTFSTNNGSNSNGSSSSMELQGNSNLFENHAFAWGVADHVKSDKEAHVHPLEADAEDIKWSEYLHTPFLLGTTLQNQTSQPICSDIKPETGFTTDGSSTTWHHNQHQQPLQASDLQQLAVTFGQTL, translated from the exons ATGGGGAGGCACTCTTGCTGTTACAAGCAGAAGCTAAGGAAAGGCCTTTGGTCTCCTGAGGAAGATGAGAAACTTCTGAATTATATTACCAAGCATGGACATGGGTGTTGGAGCTCTGTCCCTAAACTTGCAG GTTTGCAAAGGTGTGGAAAGAGCTGCAGGTTGAGGTGGATTAATTACCTGAGACCTGATTTGAAGAGAGGAGCATTCTCTCAGCAGGAAGAGAATCTGATTATTGAACTCCATGCAGTTCTTGGCAACAG ATGGTCTCAGATTGCAGCTCAGTTACCAGGAAGAACCGATAATGAGATAAAAAACTTATGGAATTCATGCCTTAAGAAGAAGCTCAGGCAAAGAGGCATTGACCCCAACACTCACAAACGGCTCTCCGAGGTTGAGATTGACAAAGAGAAGCTGCCCGCAACCAACAAAATCAATGAGAAAACCTCTGATCAACTGAATCTCATCGAGGCATCAAATTCAAAGCCACCTCCAATGCCTGCAGATCGATACCCAGTTGATGTTTCTTCCACCTCCAAGGTCAACAACAGCATTGGCAGCAACAATACTAGTTTGAAAACCACCCAGGAATTCTTCCTAGATAGGTTTGGTGCTACTTCCCATGAAAGCTCCAGCACCAGTTGCAGGCCTTCTGATCTGGCGGGGTATTTCCCTTTCCAGCATTTGAATTATGGGCCCGATATCGGGCTCTCTGTAAATACTTCTCTTTGCTTCAACCAAAATTCCAGATGCTCTGAGATGATTTCAGACTACAATTCTAGTATGGCTTCCACAATGCTTCATTCCATCTCAAGCTCAATTTATCCAAGTGCAACACGTGTAAAACCTTCTGTAAGTCTTCCCTCCAATAATCGTTCCTTAGGCTCTGGTGGTGTCAATGGGGTCCAGAACTGGGAAACCAGTACCTTCAGTACTAACAACGGCAGCAACAGCAATGGAAGCAGTAGCAGTATGGAATTGCAAGGCAACAGTAACTTGTTTGAGAACCATGCTTTCGCTTGGGGAGTGGCAGATCATGTAAAATCTGATAAAGAAGCCCATGTCCATCCCTTAGAAGCCGATGCTGAAGACATCAAATGGTCCGAATATCTCCATACGCCGTTTCTGTTGGGAACCACCCTACAGAATCAAACCTCTCAGCCTATTTGCAGTGACATTAAACCAGAAACAGGCTTCACAACAGACGGCTCAAGTACCACTTGGCATCATAACCAGCATCAACAACCTTTGCAAGCTTCGGACCTCCAGCAACTTGCTGTGACTTTTGGACAAACCCTTTAG
- the LOC133863998 gene encoding uncharacterized protein LOC133863998: MATETAISDHTSATDEQVEKKVNEEVKAIEQDGVTSSKESVEEEKPKVEESPSPATPVSKPEEMSEDKQIEPPIADVEKTDDAPVSDVPVEDNEEEKDNIPDSHTPVVPQPVDDTIKAQSEEQPAVEYVVKEAPEQVAVASLEKGQEEKANIVDVPEQIPETPEKLEGPLDVLHAKESEVVGIEEIKSSHVEKPEAAAIEAEEKPREQSVFFEQVEKAYEEVGTKERGEKANPVDVPEQIPETLEKLEGPLDVLPAKESEVVGVEEIKSSHVESIKVEKPEAAAIEAEEKPREQSEEVGTKERVEKANTVEVPEHITETPEKLEGPLDVLPAKESEVVGVEEIKSSHVESIKVEKPEAAAIEAGEKPREQSEIFEQVEKTYEEVGTKERVEGDTDKDTGISAEKVENTSFLKDKEEEPSVIRISDEVQTNQEALTYLKEDEGDFSLPSADTEKVDAEDKKELSGADVIGELSKEAVVEAGKVAEENEPKTLETEEGNGKRNVIPEESTPPVKEKDVGSSISTAEFIEKSFEGKRTGRDVEEENKGEQNVKNETLALGGTNKDEHVEENQAQATTVVSKPLEEPQESELQRKNEETAETGEDKLEKEKVDEIAKSDVQNLEPSVDAGDETKTSQDLPKELPAKSAQKHSNNIISKVKQSLVKAKKAIIGKSPSSKTLSSETKGDIKVK; this comes from the exons ATGGCTACTGAGACTGCTATCTCAGATCATACTTCTGCTACTGATGAG CAAGTTGAGAAGAAGGTCAATGAAGAAGTAAAAGCTATTGAGCAAGATGGTGTCACTTCTTCCAAGGAAAgcgtagaagaagaaaaacccaaaGTCGAGGAATCGCCAAGTCCTGCAACCCCTGTATCTAAACCTGAAGAAATGTCAGAGGATAAGCAGATTGAGCCTCCTATAGCTGATGTTGAGAAGACTGATGATGCTCCTGTTTCGGATGTTCCAGTCGAAGATAATGAGGAGGAAAAAGACAACATTCCTGATTCACACACTCCCGTCGTACCACAGCCAGTGGATGACACTATTAAGGCCCAATCAGAAGAGCAACCAGCTGTGGAGTATGTTGTTAAAGAAGCACCAGAACAAGTAGCAGTTGCATCTCTCGAGAAAGGGCAAGAAGAGAAAGCAAATATAGTTGATGTTCCTGAACAAATACCTGAAACTCCTGAGAAACTAGAGGGACCACTGGATGTGCTTCATGCTAAAGAATCGGAAGTTGTAGGAATAGAAGAGATCAAAAGTTCACACGTGGAGAAACCAGAAGCTGCAGCTATTGAAGCAGAAGAAAAGCCAAGAGAACAATCTGTATTTTTTGAACAAGTTGAGAAAGCATATGAGGAGGTTGGCACTAAGGAAAGAGGGGAGAAAGCAAATCCGGTTGATGTTCCTGAACAAATACCTGAAACTCTTGAGAAACTAGAGGGACCACTAGATGTGCTTCCTGCAAAAGAATCGGAAGTAGTAGGAGTAGAAGAGATCAAAAGTTCACACGTGGAGTCCATTAAAGTGGAGAAGCCAGAAGCTGCTGCTATTGAAGCAGAAGAAAAGCCAAGAGAACAATCTGAGGAGGTTGGCACTAAGGAAAGAGTGGAGAAAGCAAATACGGTTGAAGTTCCTGAACATATAACTGAAACTCCTGAGAAACTAGAGGGACCACTGGATGTGCTTCCTGCAAAAGAATCGGAAGTAGTAGGAGTAGAAGAGATCAAAAGTTCACACGTGGAGTCCATAAAAGTGGAGAAGCCAGAAGCTGCTGCTATTGAAGCAGGAGAAAAGCCAAGAGAACAATCTGAAATTTTTGAACAAGTTGAGAAAACATACGAGGAAGTTGGCACTAAGGAAAGAGTGGAGGGTGATACAGATAAAGACACTGGGATTTCCGCTGAAAAGGTTGAGAATACCTCCTTTTTGAAGGATAAAGAGGAAGAACCTAGTGTAATCAGAATTTCTGATGAAGTTCAGACTAATCAGGAAGCTCTAACTTATCTGAAGGAAGATGAAGGGGACTTTTCTCTACCAAGTGCTGACACAGAGAAGGTTGATGCAGAAGACAAAAAGGAGTTGAGTGGGGCTGATGTGATTGGAGAGCTATCAAAAGAGGCAGTGGTAGAGGCGGGAAAGGTTGCAGAAGAGAATGAGCCGAAGACTCTGGAAACTGAAGAAGGGAATGGAAAAAGAAATGTGATACCCGAGGAATCAACTCCGCCAGTTAAAGAGAAGGATGTCGGTAGTTCTATTTCTACAGCTGAATTTATCGAAAAATCATTTGAGGGAAAGAGAACTGGCAGAGATGTTGAAGAGGAAAACAAAGGAGAGCAGAATGTAAAAAATGAGACACTGGCTTTAGGCGGAACCAACAAAGATGAGCACGTGGAGGAAAATCAGGCTCAAGCTACTACAGTTGTTAGCAAACCACTTGAAGAACCCCAGGAATCTGAGTTGCAAAGAAAAAATGAGGAAACTGCAGAAACTGGTGAAGATAAGttggagaaagaaaaagttgatGAGATTGCAAAATCTGATGTCCAGAATCTGGAGCCATCCGTCGATGCTGGTGACGAGACAAAAACATCCCAGGACCTGCCAAAAGAACTTCCAGCCAAGTCCGCTCAAAAGCATTCAAATAACATTATATCAAAGGTAAAACAGTCGCTTGTGAAGGCAAAGAAAGCAATCATTGGGAAATCTCCAAGTTCAAAAACCCTCTCCTCTGAAACCAAGGGTGATATTAAAGTCAAATAA
- the LOC133863997 gene encoding transcription factor PIF3 isoform X1: MMPLSELYRMAKGKLDSIREKNTTCSTDLSFLPEDDLFELVWENGQILKQGQSSRPRKSPTTNSLPSHTPKTRDKDIGNGTSSKMGKFGGMDSVLDEIPMSVPSGEMDLSQDDDMMPWLNYPIDESLQHEYCSEFLPELSGVTVNELSAQNNLASIDKSSSCNMVYRDCHTDFVNDGLSLRHGDVSKVSSVVGVEATRPRNSSFPLYPSSSQQCQTSLPTIRSRVSDVTGNNMSTVMHHAVCGDSTRVASTAGGFPSIKMQKKDPMPPSNNPNLMNFSHFSRPAALVKANLENIGLMATSGLSSMERMASKEKGSAASSENPPQSTLINSSSGLRKESSSHCQPVAVPLKVDLKSLGEKPIEEPIATEQSEAVCQGDASKNDKSFNQVRGESATKGLPDGEKPIEPVVASSSVCSGNSVERASDDPTHSLKRKCRDTEESECHSEDVEEESMGTKKAAPARGGVGSKRSRAAEVHNLSERRRRDRINEKMRALQELIPNCNKVDKASMLDEAIEYLKTLQLQVQIMSMGAGFYMSPMMLPTGMQHMSAPHMAHFSPMGVGMGMGLGMGYGMGMPDMNGGSSGYPMIHVPHIQGAHFPGPPISGHTALHGMAGSNLQMFGLPGQGLVMSMPRAPLIPLSGGSLMKSATGLNACGVVGPLENMDSAPASSSKDPMQNVNSQVMQSTGANSSMCETSSQCPATNAGFERSSLVKSNRPASDATGNAAINPANGNDLVPSRPACYD, encoded by the exons ATGATGCCTCTGTCCGAGCTGTATCGAATGGCCAAAGGGAAGCTTGATTCTATTCGAGAGAAGAACACCACATGTTCAACTGATCTATCTTTTCT ACCTGAGGATGACCTTTTTGAGCTGGTGTGGGAAAATGGTCAGATTTTGAAACAAGGTCAGTCCAGTAGACCTAGAAAGAGCCCAACTACTAACAGCTTACCATCTCACACCCCTAAGACAAGAGATAAAGATATAGGAAATGGCACCAGTTCAAAGATGGGAAAGTTTGGGGGAATGGACTCTGTATTGGATGAAATCCCAATGTCGGTGCCATCAGGTGAAATGGATTTGAGTCAAGATGATGACATGATGCCTTGGTTGAATTATCCAATTGATGAATCTTTGCAACATGAGTATTGTTCTGAGTTCTTGCCTGAATTATCTGGGGTGACTGTAAATGAACTATCCGCCCAGAATAATTTGGCATCTATTGACAAAAGTAGTAGTTGTAATATGGTGTATAGGGATTGCCATACTGATTTTGTAAATGATGGTTTGAGTTTAAGACATGGAGATGTGTCAAAGGTTTCTTCAGTCGTTGGTGTTGAGGCCACAAGACCTAGAAACAGTAGTTTTCCCTTATACCCATCGTCTTCACAGCAATGCCAAACATCGTTGCCAACCATTAGATCAAGGGTTTCGGATGTCACTGGCAATAATATGAGCACTGTAATGCACCATGCTGTTTGTGGGGATTCAACACGGGTTGCATCCACTGCTGGTGGATTTCCTAGCATAAAGATGCAGAAGAAAGACCCAATGCCGCCTAGCAATAACCCCAATCTGATGAATTTCTCTCATTTCTCACGACCTGCTGCTCTTGTGAAAGCTAATCTTGAGAACATTGGCCTAATGGCTACTTCAGGTTTATCAAGCATGGAAAGGATGGCAAGTAAGGAGAAAGGTTCTGCTGCAAGTAGTGAAAATCCTCCTCAATCAACACTTATCAATTCAAGTAGTGGTTTACGGAAAGAATCAAGTTCCCATTGCCAACCAGTTGCAGTGCCATTGAAGGTTGATTTAAAATCGTTGGGGGAGAAGCCTATTGAGGAACCAATTGCCACTGAACAATCTGAGGCTGTTTGTCAAGGGGATGCCTCTAAGAATGACAAAAGCTTTAATCAAGTCCGTGGTGAAAGTGCAACTAAAGGACTGCCAGATGGTGAGAAGCCCATAGAGCCTGTAgttgcttcttcttctgtttGCTCGGGCAATAGTGTGGAGAGAGCTTCGGATGATCCAACACATAGTTTGAAGAGAAAATGTCGTGACACTGAAGAATCCGAATGCCATAGTGAA GATGTTGAGGAGGAATCAATGGGTACAAAAAAAGCAGCTCCTGCCCGAGGGGGTGTGGGTTCTAAGAGAAGCCGAGCGGCAGAAGTGCATAACTTATCTGAAAGG AGGCGAAGAGATAGGATCAATGAGAAGATGCGTGCATTACAAGAACTCATACCAAACTGCAATAAG GTGGACAAAGCTTCAATGCTCGATGAGGCCATCGAGTATCTTAAGACGCTTCAACTTCAAGTGCAA ATAATGTCCATGGGAGCTGGTTTTTATATGTCACCAATGATGCTACCGACAGGAATGCAACACATGAGTGCACCTCACATGGCCCATTTCTCTCCAATGGGTGTTGGAATGGGAATGGGACTGGGAATGGGTTATGGGATGGGTATGCCTGACATGAATGGTGGATCTTCAGGTTACCCTATGATTCATGTGCCCCACATACAAGGAGCACATTTCCCTGGGCCGCCTATATCAGGACACACTGCTTTGCATGGGATGGCAGGATCTAACCTTCAGATGTTTGGGCTTCCTGGTCAAGGACTTGTCATGTCGATGCCACGTGCACCCTTAATTCCTTTGTCGGGAGGGTCTCTTATGAAGTCAGCCACGGGACTGAATGCCTGTGGAGTGGTAGGTCCTTTGGAAAATATGGATTCAGCTCCAGCATCTAGCTCCAAGGATCCGATGCAGAATGTCAATTCTCAAGTGATGCAGAGCACTGGTGCCAATAGCTCAATGTGTGAAACATCGAGTCAG TGTCCAGCAACAAATGCAGGATTTGAGCGGTCCTCTTTGGTGAAAAGTAATCGTCCAGCCTCAGATGCTACTGGCAATGCAGCTATCAACCCTGCAAACGGAAATGACCTTGTGCCTAGTAGACCAGCTT GCTACGATTGA
- the LOC133863997 gene encoding transcription factor PIF3 isoform X2, translating into MMPLSELYRMAKGKLDSIREKNTTCSTDLSFLPEDDLFELVWENGQILKQGQSSRPRKSPTTNSLPSHTPKTRDKDIGNGTSSKMGKFGGMDSVLDEIPMSVPSGEMDLSQDDDMMPWLNYPIDESLQHEYCSEFLPELSGVTVNELSAQNNLASIDKSSSCNMVYRDCHTDFVNDGLSLRHGDVSKVSSVVGVEATRPRNSSFPLYPSSSQQCQTSLPTIRSRVSDVTGNNMSTVMHHAVCGDSTRVASTAGGFPSIKMQKKDPMPPSNNPNLMNFSHFSRPAALVKANLENIGLMATSGLSSMERMASKEKGSAASSENPPQSTLINSSSGLRKESSSHCQPVAVPLKVDLKSLGEKPIEEPIATEQSEAVCQGDASKNDKSFNQVRGESATKGLPDGEKPIEPVVASSSVCSGNSVERASDDPTHSLKRKCRDTEESECHSEDVEEESMGTKKAAPARGGVGSKRSRAAEVHNLSERRRRDRINEKMRALQELIPNCNKVDKASMLDEAIEYLKTLQLQVQIMSMGAGFYMSPMMLPTGMQHMSAPHMAHFSPMGVGMGMGLGMGYGMGMPDMNGGSSGYPMIHVPHIQGAHFPGPPISGHTALHGMAGSNLQMFGLPGQGLVMSMPRAPLIPLSGGSLMKSATGLNACGVVGPLENMDSAPASSSKDPMQNVNSQVMQSTGANSSMCETSSQ; encoded by the exons ATGATGCCTCTGTCCGAGCTGTATCGAATGGCCAAAGGGAAGCTTGATTCTATTCGAGAGAAGAACACCACATGTTCAACTGATCTATCTTTTCT ACCTGAGGATGACCTTTTTGAGCTGGTGTGGGAAAATGGTCAGATTTTGAAACAAGGTCAGTCCAGTAGACCTAGAAAGAGCCCAACTACTAACAGCTTACCATCTCACACCCCTAAGACAAGAGATAAAGATATAGGAAATGGCACCAGTTCAAAGATGGGAAAGTTTGGGGGAATGGACTCTGTATTGGATGAAATCCCAATGTCGGTGCCATCAGGTGAAATGGATTTGAGTCAAGATGATGACATGATGCCTTGGTTGAATTATCCAATTGATGAATCTTTGCAACATGAGTATTGTTCTGAGTTCTTGCCTGAATTATCTGGGGTGACTGTAAATGAACTATCCGCCCAGAATAATTTGGCATCTATTGACAAAAGTAGTAGTTGTAATATGGTGTATAGGGATTGCCATACTGATTTTGTAAATGATGGTTTGAGTTTAAGACATGGAGATGTGTCAAAGGTTTCTTCAGTCGTTGGTGTTGAGGCCACAAGACCTAGAAACAGTAGTTTTCCCTTATACCCATCGTCTTCACAGCAATGCCAAACATCGTTGCCAACCATTAGATCAAGGGTTTCGGATGTCACTGGCAATAATATGAGCACTGTAATGCACCATGCTGTTTGTGGGGATTCAACACGGGTTGCATCCACTGCTGGTGGATTTCCTAGCATAAAGATGCAGAAGAAAGACCCAATGCCGCCTAGCAATAACCCCAATCTGATGAATTTCTCTCATTTCTCACGACCTGCTGCTCTTGTGAAAGCTAATCTTGAGAACATTGGCCTAATGGCTACTTCAGGTTTATCAAGCATGGAAAGGATGGCAAGTAAGGAGAAAGGTTCTGCTGCAAGTAGTGAAAATCCTCCTCAATCAACACTTATCAATTCAAGTAGTGGTTTACGGAAAGAATCAAGTTCCCATTGCCAACCAGTTGCAGTGCCATTGAAGGTTGATTTAAAATCGTTGGGGGAGAAGCCTATTGAGGAACCAATTGCCACTGAACAATCTGAGGCTGTTTGTCAAGGGGATGCCTCTAAGAATGACAAAAGCTTTAATCAAGTCCGTGGTGAAAGTGCAACTAAAGGACTGCCAGATGGTGAGAAGCCCATAGAGCCTGTAgttgcttcttcttctgtttGCTCGGGCAATAGTGTGGAGAGAGCTTCGGATGATCCAACACATAGTTTGAAGAGAAAATGTCGTGACACTGAAGAATCCGAATGCCATAGTGAA GATGTTGAGGAGGAATCAATGGGTACAAAAAAAGCAGCTCCTGCCCGAGGGGGTGTGGGTTCTAAGAGAAGCCGAGCGGCAGAAGTGCATAACTTATCTGAAAGG AGGCGAAGAGATAGGATCAATGAGAAGATGCGTGCATTACAAGAACTCATACCAAACTGCAATAAG GTGGACAAAGCTTCAATGCTCGATGAGGCCATCGAGTATCTTAAGACGCTTCAACTTCAAGTGCAA ATAATGTCCATGGGAGCTGGTTTTTATATGTCACCAATGATGCTACCGACAGGAATGCAACACATGAGTGCACCTCACATGGCCCATTTCTCTCCAATGGGTGTTGGAATGGGAATGGGACTGGGAATGGGTTATGGGATGGGTATGCCTGACATGAATGGTGGATCTTCAGGTTACCCTATGATTCATGTGCCCCACATACAAGGAGCACATTTCCCTGGGCCGCCTATATCAGGACACACTGCTTTGCATGGGATGGCAGGATCTAACCTTCAGATGTTTGGGCTTCCTGGTCAAGGACTTGTCATGTCGATGCCACGTGCACCCTTAATTCCTTTGTCGGGAGGGTCTCTTATGAAGTCAGCCACGGGACTGAATGCCTGTGGAGTGGTAGGTCCTTTGGAAAATATGGATTCAGCTCCAGCATCTAGCTCCAAGGATCCGATGCAGAATGTCAATTCTCAAGTGATGCAGAGCACTGGTGCCAATAGCTCAATGTGTGAAACATCGAGTCAG TAG